GATTCCTCCTGCCACGTTTACTTCAAACATATTTTGCCATGAAAACGGATATCCTCCCAAGGAGAAATCACCTGAAGCCATCCTTTTCAAAGGCGCTGCAAGAGCGTGCCAAATGTTACGCTTTAGTATCACCCCGTTTTCCCAGGACAGACCAGGTTGTTGTCCGCTTGCCGGACTATCCCCGTAATACCCCCAGTTGTAATTAATGTATGCTTTATTGTATTTCAGCTTATGCTGATAGTGCAATTCGCTGCCGTACCTGAAAACGATCTCGTCCGCTTCGGGCTGTCCGTAATGGGACCAGTCGGTATTTTCTTCTGTCAGGGAGGGATAGTTCGCCGCTTTCCCGGGAAGATATACCTTTGTATAATCTGCCGGTACTACAGCGATCGGATGATTTCCCTCCGGGTCTTTTGCCCAGTTGTCCACATTGTTCCAGTCGTGGTCTTTCGTGTCGGGTCTCCAGTACAATACCACCCCTTCCGATTTATCAAGCACCGTAATAGTCCGGGTTATCACCGTATCGCAATTGGCATCCTGGTTCCAGACTGTCAATTCAATCGTCTTCCTTCCGGATGATGAATAGGCTACATTCACCACACGTTCGGTAGAGGTTACAACCGGTGTCCCCCCGGTATCCTCGCTATCGAAGAATTTCCATTCATACGCCGCAGGATAGTAATTATCCTTGTCGTTCTGGGGATTCAGTTCGATGGAGAAGTTGTACGGCTTTTCCTGGAGCAACTGTTCAGGTGCGCCAAGAATATGGTTGAAGTTTTGTAATTTAAGATAGGTTTCATCGGTGATCTCATAAGGATCCTGATTCACCTCCAACGTATAGGGCCCGCTTTTCGTCGTTTCGAATGTTGAAATATTTCCGGGATTAACGACTCCTTCGGGAACTGTCCATTTATACTCAAGTGCGTACGGCGCATCGAACTGATAGCTGTCTCCGCAATGATAGATGGTATCGCCGCCGAAAGAAAAAGTGCCGAAAGCAGACAGATATCCGTATAAAGATGATCCACTCTTTGTTCCGTTAAAGTAACCCAAAGCAAAAGCGCCTTTTGAGTTCTCAATAGTACAAACTTGCTCTTTTGTGGGGTCAGTCACAAGGTTTACTTTCGCGTATTGCCAATCATCAAATCCAATATCAACGGGATTGAAGGATGGAATTGATGCGCCATCCATGGTAAAGCCACTATTAGCGGATTTACGAAAAACCAGGAACATCGCATTTACCTCCTCAATTTTTCCCTTAATAAAGGTGATTCGCCGTCCCGATATGGAGTATAAACTGGGCATTAAAGCTCCGCCTATTTCTGTGCCGGCAGCTGATTGATGCATACAATACACCGGTTCTGTCGCGCTTATGTAATAGGCTTGTGGTTGATGATCTTTATCACCCAAAGGTATAGACCAAGATTCTCCGGCATTAAGGGTTTCTGTTTGTCCGTTCCATGTAACCTCCGTCCCATCCTTGACGGCAAGAATAAGAGCATGATCCTGAACAGCGGGATCATGGGTGCTATTATACTCTGAATACCCCTTGACGACTATGTAATTCTTTCCTAATTTATCTACGGGAACAAGTTGGTCTCCGATGGGATCGGCACTGGTGTTTCCTTTGATACAATCTTCGAATAATGTTATTGCAATCGGTTTATCCGCTTTAATATGTGAACCCGTTAAGATCGTTTCCTGCTTGTGCCCCCTCCACAAAAGGGTCTCTCCTTTTTGAAGTGTTCTGGTTACCTGAGTTCCCGCAGATATAGATTCAGTTGTTCCGATTGCCAGATCTCCCGTAGGAGTAATCGTAACCTTAGTGTCGTTCTCTGTTGCGACAATCTGTATCTGGCGATAAGGTTGGTTATTATAATCGTCCTTATTATTAATTGGATAGGCTGTCTGAAAGGGCATGTAAAACTCATCTCCCAGTGCTTTCTTCCCTTTGAAGGTGAATATTTCCCTTTGGTATATTTTGGTTCCCTCAATCTGGTAATAAGCGGATACCGGAGCAGTTGATGTTATCTGAATACCTTTCTTAGTGACGGTGCCGGAAGACGTATAAGCGTTTTCGATAAGATTCATTTGCTCTTCAGTCGTGAAATCGTATTTCCAATACGAATAGGCAGGAATTATAGAATCAATTGGTTCGAAAGAAGAATTCGCGGGCATGCTGATAGTAACTGTAGCCGGTTTGTCACCCGTGGTAATCATTAAAAATGTTGGTCGGTCTTCATGTGCTTCTGCCGCGTCGGGAGCGACGAACCAAAACTCCATATTATCCGAGTCCTGCGCATGCAACGAGAAAGAAAGCAGCGTGAGCAGGCCTGTAAAAAGTGCTCTGTGAAATATATTCATTTTCATAACCACATCTCCTTTGTTTACCAAATCAAAATTCTGAATACTTATACCCGCTAAATCCGGTGATTATTGAAATTCTTCCTCCTGGATGATCCAGTCTTCCCACGGTTTTACACCGATCTTGATATCCAGCGAGGTTTTACCATGAAATGTCACATTCACCTGCATAATGCTGTTGATTTTCGGCACGATAGGGATTTCTATGCCATTGGCGCTTTTCCCGAAATATTCCTTACCGCCTGACGGCATGGAAACACGCAACTTTAATTTGTGTTCCGTGGTATCCACGGCTGCCGGATTTTGCACCAATATGCCCTCTTCGTTCGTGATGAAAGCGTCATCGCCCCTATGGGCCGGCACGATAAAATTCAGCGTGTCGGCTTTACCTGCTCCATCAAACTCGAAATTTTCCCGTATCGGTTTATCCGAAACAGCCGGTGAATCCCCGTTCGGATATAGTTTTCCAGTCCATGCCAATGATGTGGGAACATCCAATAGTTCCGCATACGCCATAGCCTTGTTATCATCCGTGACCGGGTCGAAACCCTCGTAGTGTTTCAGGATTACTTGCACTTTGGCCACATTGCGGTATAGGAGCGTACTTTTTTCAGTGACTTCATCCTGTTTTATCACAACATCCCGCAGCAATCCATACCTCAACTCGGAAGGGGTCTGGGACAAAAATAGCCCGTCTGTTGTGACAGGCGTTTGCCACATGATTGCACTTCCCATTGGCGATAGGGGAGACGGCAAGGTGATGTTTTGCCGGATATACTCTTCCTTATCGCAGGTCAACAATACGATGTTCCAAGTGCCAATGGCTACATCCGTGGAAAGCTTGTTCCCTTCTTGCGTTACGTTCAGTTTTTTCTCCCAAAATCTGTCGCTGGCGTTGAACATATAAAGGGAGGTATTGGCCGCAAAGGTTTCCGCATTCGCCGCTCTCATTTGTAACGACAGGCGCGACTCGGCCGATTCTTGCGGATCGACTACGTTCCGGTCGTTGCAGGAAATTGTAAGGACGACCCACAACAAAGCGGTTACTACATACAAATGATGTGTGCCTGTTTTGAATGTGCTTGTATTCATCATCTCCTGAATTATTTATATATGTCGCCGGTCCATGGGAACAGGTTTGGCCCGACTGTTTCCTCTATTTCCATTACTCCATCCGTATCTTGCGACGAAAGAAAACCCGTCGCACGAAGCGCGCCAATTCCTGCCGATCTCGGATAATCGCCCACGTAACTTCCCAACCCTTTTATCGTTACTTTGATGCCATACTGGTTGTTCCGCTTGATAAAGTTATGATTGGCAGACCCTGCTCCTGCACGGTTGACAGTCACCACGTAATAGGCTTTCTTTACCTCCAATTCACTATCCTGCGTGTTCTTGTACTGGTATTTCACACCAATCACAAAACCGGTAGGGTATGTGTTGCTTTGGCTGTTCTCAAAGGCATAGAACCACAGAGGCACCTGATTATTTTCTATATCGTACTCCGGAAAATTGACAGGCTTACTGAGGTAGTCGGCATAGGTACTTTCGCCAGAAATATTGGAGAGTTTACCCTTCAGAAAATTATATCCAGGGATATTCCCGTGCACGAAAGAACCGTCCGGCCCTGTGAACCCGGTTTCTCCCGGGAAATAGGTGGAAGAAGTTTTTGCATTTATCATGAAAACGGTATCCACATACTGGTTGTAATCAGTTGTCTTGATCCCGTCAAATGTCAATTCTGCCGGGAGTTCGAACGCTATTTTCTGGATGGCCACCCTTGCCACAAGGCGTACCAGTTCAACGGGTTTCCCCTCGTTGAGAGGTGTTGCGCCTTCAGGCAGTTCTTCTTCAGTGTAACCCAGATATTGCTTTTCGCCTCCTTCGATAGTCAACCCAATAAACGATTGGGACATCACAAGATTGGTATAGCGATCCACCGGATCCTCACCCCCTATTGGGGTATCGCCGGATGATTCACCTTCCTGAAAGCCATATACTTTCTGGGCACTCAGATCCTCGAGTTTCGCCTTGAAAGAGGTCCGGTCGGTAACACCACTAAAATGCCCGTCCGGGGCATTGGCGATGATATAGATATCCCGTACGCCGGGAGTAAGCTCGATTTCCTTTATTTCTTCTAATTCCTTGTAATCTTCCCTATCCTGGGCGTCTTGCGTGTCTTTCAGTTCCCGATTGATGAATTTGCTTCCATCCAATTCATCGCTCCCGCTTTTGAAAACCAGTACTGCCAGGCTGTAGATCTTGCTTTCGCTTTCTACGTCAATTTCAGTCCCTCTTACTCCGTTTTCAGCCCTTGTTTGCGCAGAATGAAAAGAGATGGATAGCGAAACTCTATCCGTCGGCTTGAGGTCATCCGGTCCGTTTCCATCGGTGCAGGAGGGCATGAGCGCTGAGGCGGTAAACAGGCCGAAAAGCAGATATATGATATATTTACCGGGTTGTTTCATTATTGCAATACGTTTTGGTTTCAAAAAAATAAAATAGTCATATAGAACACGAGCGTACCGATAAAAATAAGTGGGGGCTCCCTCTGTGGGAGGCGCCCCACTCGTTTTGCTCTACCTCTTTGATTTATTCAATAATCGAAAATTCGGCGGATGCCATTTTCGGTGCTACAATGATATCAGGCGCATTGTCGGGTTTGGTGATGGAATCGATCCCTATCACAATTTTCTTCACACCCGAACTCTCCTGATTGAACAACACGATACCGTCCAGATTGATCGCACTGCGGTTCCCGTCACCCAATACCCTTAAATTATGCATATTGGTAAGGACGAAGTCTTTTCCTTCCCCAGCCGTTGTTTGGGGCAGGATAGAACATGCAATGCCGATATCTCCTCCTGTCGTATTGGTCAGGGGGTGCCCGTCGGATGCCCGCAGGAGGGCGAGTTTGAAAAATCCCGAAACGATATTGTTCATACGTCCGTGGTCTCCCAACGAGGTAATGCCGATGGTGGCCGGCTGGTCGATGATCATTCCCCGGCAACTGAGCACAGTTCCTTCAAACCCTATTGTTACATTATTGATCGTGAGTATATTGTTGAAATCAACTACTACCGATTTGGGTAATTCGTACCGGGTATCGATAAGCGTGTTTACATGGAACGAGCCGCTGGAAGCGCCTTTCCCGATGACAAGCCTCGGGGCGACGCCCATGTCGAAGTCTAGTTTGTCGGCTGTACCTTTCCCGTA
This window of the Proteiniphilum saccharofermentans genome carries:
- a CDS encoding fimbrial protein; this translates as MKQPGKYIIYLLFGLFTASALMPSCTDGNGPDDLKPTDRVSLSISFHSAQTRAENGVRGTEIDVESESKIYSLAVLVFKSGSDELDGSKFINRELKDTQDAQDREDYKELEEIKEIELTPGVRDIYIIANAPDGHFSGVTDRTSFKAKLEDLSAQKVYGFQEGESSGDTPIGGEDPVDRYTNLVMSQSFIGLTIEGGEKQYLGYTEEELPEGATPLNEGKPVELVRLVARVAIQKIAFELPAELTFDGIKTTDYNQYVDTVFMINAKTSSTYFPGETGFTGPDGSFVHGNIPGYNFLKGKLSNISGESTYADYLSKPVNFPEYDIENNQVPLWFYAFENSQSNTYPTGFVIGVKYQYKNTQDSELEVKKAYYVVTVNRAGAGSANHNFIKRNNQYGIKVTIKGLGSYVGDYPRSAGIGALRATGFLSSQDTDGVMEIEETVGPNLFPWTGDIYK
- a CDS encoding T9SS sorting signal type C domain-containing protein — encoded protein: MKMNIFHRALFTGLLTLLSFSLHAQDSDNMEFWFVAPDAAEAHEDRPTFLMITTGDKPATVTISMPANSSFEPIDSIIPAYSYWKYDFTTEEQMNLIENAYTSSGTVTKKGIQITSTAPVSAYYQIEGTKIYQREIFTFKGKKALGDEFYMPFQTAYPINNKDDYNNQPYRQIQIVATENDTKVTITPTGDLAIGTTESISAGTQVTRTLQKGETLLWRGHKQETILTGSHIKADKPIAITLFEDCIKGNTSADPIGDQLVPVDKLGKNYIVVKGYSEYNSTHDPAVQDHALILAVKDGTEVTWNGQTETLNAGESWSIPLGDKDHQPQAYYISATEPVYCMHQSAAGTEIGGALMPSLYSISGRRITFIKGKIEEVNAMFLVFRKSANSGFTMDGASIPSFNPVDIGFDDWQYAKVNLVTDPTKEQVCTIENSKGAFALGYFNGTKSGSSLYGYLSAFGTFSFGGDTIYHCGDSYQFDAPYALEYKWTVPEGVVNPGNISTFETTKSGPYTLEVNQDPYEITDETYLKLQNFNHILGAPEQLLQEKPYNFSIELNPQNDKDNYYPAAYEWKFFDSEDTGGTPVVTSTERVVNVAYSSSGRKTIELTVWNQDANCDTVITRTITVLDKSEGVVLYWRPDTKDHDWNNVDNWAKDPEGNHPIAVVPADYTKVYLPGKAANYPSLTEENTDWSHYGQPEADEIVFRYGSELHYQHKLKYNKAYINYNWGYYGDSPASGQQPGLSWENGVILKRNIWHALAAPLKRMASGDFSLGGYPFSWQNMFEVNVAGGIVPEGGFPHGLATNDIPLEENNNAIAVKMAGYESGKVGYKDQTNLEGLKGVIEIPYFGSDSLKAHYTAHSYDVLAKKSYFYYFDTKTLKVLNSPLGSMNRAGEAYRFVYETEQNELPAGGTYEMPLNTGDMGATLEVMVGNPFLAPIDAQSFADANTSAIVFDQGFKLLSEDGLTWEQKSFESDTIPAWKAFIVTLSGSGVSSLSFPLEATVFRTAQVSNHTRSSNNTNLANDALSLHILKAGVESGNCAILQNNRNTDNTEIRKMILPEGHQAPEIFFISSGGDLSYLVRNLEQDEKEVAIGVKTSDTHSRLTLEFRNVAAFTAATGAKATLVDKHLNVRQDLVHSPVYRFTQQASGLDKQYVDKNRFVLQLGGETGTIGQEDPEEGINIMYGSGILKVTSDENIDAVSVYDIYGRIVFSTRSVGLTQYIHPVALQGKLFLVRVKTTSGKVKVKKIMGY
- a CDS encoding FimB/Mfa2 family fimbrial subunit, whose translation is MMNTSTFKTGTHHLYVVTALLWVVLTISCNDRNVVDPQESAESRLSLQMRAANAETFAANTSLYMFNASDRFWEKKLNVTQEGNKLSTDVAIGTWNIVLLTCDKEEYIRQNITLPSPLSPMGSAIMWQTPVTTDGLFLSQTPSELRYGLLRDVVIKQDEVTEKSTLLYRNVAKVQVILKHYEGFDPVTDDNKAMAYAELLDVPTSLAWTGKLYPNGDSPAVSDKPIRENFEFDGAGKADTLNFIVPAHRGDDAFITNEEGILVQNPAAVDTTEHKLKLRVSMPSGGKEYFGKSANGIEIPIVPKINSIMQVNVTFHGKTSLDIKIGVKPWEDWIIQEEEFQ